The following is a genomic window from Mycolicibacterium sp. TY81.
AGCTGGTCATGGATCTGAAGACCGCGCTGTACGCGCTCGCCGACATCTTCATGATCGTCGCCGGTTTCACCTACGGCTTCAAGTTCATTCGCAACTACCAGAATTACCTGCTGGGCCTCGAGTGGATCATCGTCGCGTCGTCGGGCACCAACTTCCTGGTGTACGGACTGGTCGGCGCGAATGAGAGCAGCCCGATGTACCACGCGGCGTTCTTCCTCGACGCCTTCTCCCGATCTGTCGGCATCACCGTGATCCTGGTTCTCGGCCTCATGAAGGTCACGCACGGGTACAAGCCGTCGATTGCCGTCGACATCGGTGTTTTCGGGCTCGCGATCATCGGTGGACTCGTGATGTCGTTGTTCGCCGAGGACCTCGGCGTCGCCGGAGCCATCTTCTACGTGGTCATGAATGTCCTGACGACGCTGTTCCTGTTCTATTTCGCCTGGCGACTGTGGCAGGTCGGCGCACACGGCAACGCGATATCCGTTGCCGCCGTGACCATTGCGGCGGCTGCGATCGCCGGAATCTACGACTTCTACCGCATCCCCGGCGACGATCAGCACCACACGATCTTCTACATCCTGGCGCTGACCACCTGGGCCGCTCAGATGACGGTGTACTACTACGGTTATCGCACCCTGGACCGCCATAGCGCGCACGCACGAACCGAAACGGCGCTCGTCGCATAGCCTTTTCCGAGACCGTTGCCATCCGGCACCGTGTCCACGCGATACTCGGAAGCACGTCGACGACACGAGTGGTTAAGCTCTCGAACAATGCCCAGTACATCGCCTTCAAGCGCCGGCCGGTCCCGTCCGGCAGCAGTTCAACGCCGCGGCGTGGAGCGCACACAGGCGCTCCTCGACGCGGCCGAAACGCTGCTCAGCGAGCAGGGCTACGCGGCCGCCACGCTCAAAGCCGTCGGCGAGCTGGCCGGCATCCCGACCGCGTCGGTCTACCACTACTTCGCGGACCGTCATCAGCTCGAAGCCGAACTCGTGCAACGGCATATCGCCGCGATCGACGACATCCTGACGGCTGCGCTCGAGCGCAGCCGCGCCCGCACCCTGCGCGGCGCCATCAACGTGCTGATCGACACCATGGTCGACTACTTCCGTGAGCACCGCAGCCTGATCGCGCTGTGGTTCGTCGAACGCACGTCTGCCGTCGGTGAATCCGCCCGCGCCGCCGACGAAGCGTGGGCCGAACAGTTCTGGCGGTACCTCATCGAGCGCGAGCTGTTGCATCCGGACACACCGGTCCTGGTCGTGCTGCTGACCTTCGAGGCCGGCAACCGACTTCTCGACGTCGCCTTCCGACAGTCGCCGACCGGCGACGAGGTCGTCATCGACGAAGTGCGACGGATGAGTACCGCCTATCTGGAGACCTACGCCCCCACGAAGCGGGCGCGCTGAGTCAGCCCGCCGCGGCCGCGATGGCGTCGCTGAGCATGCGCGCGCACAGCGCGATGTAGTCCGCGCGGGAAATGACGACGTCGCCGGCAGCGAGCGCGACCGCGGCGTCCACCTGGCCGCCGACGAGTACCCGTGTCGCCATGGCCAGACGGCCGGTCGTCCGGTCGTCCATGGGGCCGACGACGGCGGCCACCTGCTCGGTCACGAACGCGACATACTGATCGGTCGCCACCCTCTTCCGTGCCGCGACGGCCGCGACGCCGGCGGATTCGGCGTACAACCGCGCCCTGGGTACATCGCTGATGATGACGTCGTAGAACACGGCCAGCGCGGCGCTCGCCCGCTCGACGATGTCGGGCCCGCAGGCGTCCACGGCCGCCAGCGTCTGCGTGAA
Proteins encoded in this region:
- a CDS encoding transporter, with protein sequence MDLKTALYALADIFMIVAGFTYGFKFIRNYQNYLLGLEWIIVASSGTNFLVYGLVGANESSPMYHAAFFLDAFSRSVGITVILVLGLMKVTHGYKPSIAVDIGVFGLAIIGGLVMSLFAEDLGVAGAIFYVVMNVLTTLFLFYFAWRLWQVGAHGNAISVAAVTIAAAAIAGIYDFYRIPGDDQHHTIFYILALTTWAAQMTVYYYGYRTLDRHSAHARTETALVA
- a CDS encoding TetR/AcrR family transcriptional regulator gives rise to the protein MERTQALLDAAETLLSEQGYAAATLKAVGELAGIPTASVYHYFADRHQLEAELVQRHIAAIDDILTAALERSRARTLRGAINVLIDTMVDYFREHRSLIALWFVERTSAVGESARAADEAWAEQFWRYLIERELLHPDTPVLVVLLTFEAGNRLLDVAFRQSPTGDEVVIDEVRRMSTAYLETYAPTKRAR
- a CDS encoding TetR/AcrR family transcriptional regulator gives rise to the protein MTTVTRPFRGVNADQRVQDRRNRLIAAGLDEVAEVGVAGLRMNTVCRRARLSQRYFYEHFANRDELLAALFDDVMRDVFTQTLAAVDACGPDIVERASAALAVFYDVIISDVPRARLYAESAGVAAVAARKRVATDQYVAFVTEQVAAVVGPMDDRTTGRLAMATRVLVGGQVDAAVALAAGDVVISRADYIALCARMLSDAIAAAAG